The Acanthochromis polyacanthus isolate Apoly-LR-REF ecotype Palm Island chromosome 17, KAUST_Apoly_ChrSc, whole genome shotgun sequence genome has a window encoding:
- the gabra1 gene encoding gamma-aminobutyric acid receptor subunit alpha-1 isoform X1, whose amino-acid sequence MLHPVKGPHTATMCGRSRAAFLCLWAALIVTNSGKSSGQNGAPHEPTDNTTVFTKILDSLLDGYDNRLRPGLGERVTEVKTDIFVTSIGPVSDHDMEYTIDVFFRQSWIDERLKFKGPMAVLRLNNLMASKIWTPDTFFHNGKKSVAHNMTMPNKLLRITEEGTLLYTMRLTVRAECPMHLEDFPMDAHACPLKFGSYAYTKAEVVYVWTRGAAQSVVVAEDGSRLNQYDLMGQSVDSGVVQSSTGEYVVMTTHFHLKRKIGYFVIQTYLPCIMTVILSQVSFWLNRESVPARTVFGVTTVLTMTTLSISARNSLPKVAYATAMDWFIAVCYAFVFSALIEFATVNYFTKRGYAWDGKSVVPEKQKKKKESLLKKNNTTAYPAATATAFAPNIARTLDWPQSPKAPPPPPTEPKEEPKPKPPEAKKTFNSVSKIDRIARIAFPLLFGTFNLVYWATYLNKKPKLQGMPH is encoded by the exons CAGTGAAAGGTCCTCATACTGCAACTATGTGTGGACGGAGCAGGGCGGCCTTTCTTTGTCTGTGGGCTGCCTTGATTGTCACCAACAGCGGGAAAAG CTCTGGGCAGAACGGCGCTCCACATGAACCGACAGATAACACTACAGTGTTCACCAAGATCTTAGACAGCCTTCTGGATGGCTATGACAATCGCCTCAGGCCAGGACTGGGAG AGCGTGTAACTGAAGTCAAGACTGACATTTTCGTGACTAGTATTGGGCCAGTTTCGGACCATGACATG GAGTACACCATTGATGTCTTCTTCAGACAGAGCTGGATAGATGAAAGATTAAAGTTCAAAGGGCCCATGGCCGTGCTGCGTCTCAATAACCTGATGGCCAGCAAGATCTGGACCCCCGATACTTTCTTCCACAATGGCAAGAAGTCAGTGGCCCACAACATGACCATGCCCAACAAGCTGCTGCGAATCACAGAGGAAGGGACGCTACTGTACACCATGAG GCTTACAGTAAGAGCAGAATGCCCAATGCACCTGGAAGACTTTCCTATGGATGCCCATGCTTGTCCACTGAAGTTTGGCAGCT ATGCGTACACTAAAGCAGAGGTGGTGTATGTGTGGACCAGAGGGGCTGCCCAGTCTGTGGTGGTGGCAGAGGATGGATCCAGATTAAACCAGTACGATCTGATGGGGCAGAGCGTGGATTCTGGTGTGGTGCAGTCGAGCACAG GAGAGTACGTTGTGATGACAACCCACTTCCACCTGAAGAGGAAAATTGGTTACTTTGTGATCCAGACATATCTACCCTGCATCATGACAGTCATCCTCTCCCAAGTGTCTTTCTGGCTTAACAGAGAGTCCGTCCCTGCCAGGACTGTCTTTG GAGTGACCACTGTCCTGACCATGACCACACTCAGTATCAGTGCCAGGAACTCTCTCCCTAAAGTGGCCTATGCCACAGCTATGGACTGGTTCATCGCCGTCTGCTACGCCTTCGTCTTCTCGGCCCTCATTGAGTTTGCCACGGTCAACTACTTCACCAAGAGGGGTTATGCCTGGGACGGAAAAAGTGTGGTGCCAGAGAAG caaaagaagaagaaggagtcCCTCCTCAAGAAGAACAACACCACAGCCTACCCAGCTGCCACTGCTACAGCCTTCGCCCCCAATATTGCCAGGACCCTGGATTGGCCACAATCGCCAAAAGCGCCCCCGCCACCCCCAACTGAGCCCAAGGAGGAGCCAAAGCCCAAGCCTCCAGAGGCCAAGAAGACCTTTAACAGTGTGAGCAAGATAGACAGGATTGCCAGAATAGCCTTCCCTCTGCTCTTTGGAACCTTTAACTTGGTCTACTGGGCGACCTACTTGAATAAGAAGCCCAAATTGCAGGGGATGCCACACTAA
- the gabra1 gene encoding gamma-aminobutyric acid receptor subunit alpha-1 isoform X2 codes for MLHLKGPHTATMCGRSRAAFLCLWAALIVTNSGKSSGQNGAPHEPTDNTTVFTKILDSLLDGYDNRLRPGLGERVTEVKTDIFVTSIGPVSDHDMEYTIDVFFRQSWIDERLKFKGPMAVLRLNNLMASKIWTPDTFFHNGKKSVAHNMTMPNKLLRITEEGTLLYTMRLTVRAECPMHLEDFPMDAHACPLKFGSYAYTKAEVVYVWTRGAAQSVVVAEDGSRLNQYDLMGQSVDSGVVQSSTGEYVVMTTHFHLKRKIGYFVIQTYLPCIMTVILSQVSFWLNRESVPARTVFGVTTVLTMTTLSISARNSLPKVAYATAMDWFIAVCYAFVFSALIEFATVNYFTKRGYAWDGKSVVPEKQKKKKESLLKKNNTTAYPAATATAFAPNIARTLDWPQSPKAPPPPPTEPKEEPKPKPPEAKKTFNSVSKIDRIARIAFPLLFGTFNLVYWATYLNKKPKLQGMPH; via the exons TGAAAGGTCCTCATACTGCAACTATGTGTGGACGGAGCAGGGCGGCCTTTCTTTGTCTGTGGGCTGCCTTGATTGTCACCAACAGCGGGAAAAG CTCTGGGCAGAACGGCGCTCCACATGAACCGACAGATAACACTACAGTGTTCACCAAGATCTTAGACAGCCTTCTGGATGGCTATGACAATCGCCTCAGGCCAGGACTGGGAG AGCGTGTAACTGAAGTCAAGACTGACATTTTCGTGACTAGTATTGGGCCAGTTTCGGACCATGACATG GAGTACACCATTGATGTCTTCTTCAGACAGAGCTGGATAGATGAAAGATTAAAGTTCAAAGGGCCCATGGCCGTGCTGCGTCTCAATAACCTGATGGCCAGCAAGATCTGGACCCCCGATACTTTCTTCCACAATGGCAAGAAGTCAGTGGCCCACAACATGACCATGCCCAACAAGCTGCTGCGAATCACAGAGGAAGGGACGCTACTGTACACCATGAG GCTTACAGTAAGAGCAGAATGCCCAATGCACCTGGAAGACTTTCCTATGGATGCCCATGCTTGTCCACTGAAGTTTGGCAGCT ATGCGTACACTAAAGCAGAGGTGGTGTATGTGTGGACCAGAGGGGCTGCCCAGTCTGTGGTGGTGGCAGAGGATGGATCCAGATTAAACCAGTACGATCTGATGGGGCAGAGCGTGGATTCTGGTGTGGTGCAGTCGAGCACAG GAGAGTACGTTGTGATGACAACCCACTTCCACCTGAAGAGGAAAATTGGTTACTTTGTGATCCAGACATATCTACCCTGCATCATGACAGTCATCCTCTCCCAAGTGTCTTTCTGGCTTAACAGAGAGTCCGTCCCTGCCAGGACTGTCTTTG GAGTGACCACTGTCCTGACCATGACCACACTCAGTATCAGTGCCAGGAACTCTCTCCCTAAAGTGGCCTATGCCACAGCTATGGACTGGTTCATCGCCGTCTGCTACGCCTTCGTCTTCTCGGCCCTCATTGAGTTTGCCACGGTCAACTACTTCACCAAGAGGGGTTATGCCTGGGACGGAAAAAGTGTGGTGCCAGAGAAG caaaagaagaagaaggagtcCCTCCTCAAGAAGAACAACACCACAGCCTACCCAGCTGCCACTGCTACAGCCTTCGCCCCCAATATTGCCAGGACCCTGGATTGGCCACAATCGCCAAAAGCGCCCCCGCCACCCCCAACTGAGCCCAAGGAGGAGCCAAAGCCCAAGCCTCCAGAGGCCAAGAAGACCTTTAACAGTGTGAGCAAGATAGACAGGATTGCCAGAATAGCCTTCCCTCTGCTCTTTGGAACCTTTAACTTGGTCTACTGGGCGACCTACTTGAATAAGAAGCCCAAATTGCAGGGGATGCCACACTAA
- the gabra1 gene encoding gamma-aminobutyric acid receptor subunit alpha-1 isoform X3: MCGRSRAAFLCLWAALIVTNSGKSSGQNGAPHEPTDNTTVFTKILDSLLDGYDNRLRPGLGERVTEVKTDIFVTSIGPVSDHDMEYTIDVFFRQSWIDERLKFKGPMAVLRLNNLMASKIWTPDTFFHNGKKSVAHNMTMPNKLLRITEEGTLLYTMRLTVRAECPMHLEDFPMDAHACPLKFGSYAYTKAEVVYVWTRGAAQSVVVAEDGSRLNQYDLMGQSVDSGVVQSSTGEYVVMTTHFHLKRKIGYFVIQTYLPCIMTVILSQVSFWLNRESVPARTVFGVTTVLTMTTLSISARNSLPKVAYATAMDWFIAVCYAFVFSALIEFATVNYFTKRGYAWDGKSVVPEKQKKKKESLLKKNNTTAYPAATATAFAPNIARTLDWPQSPKAPPPPPTEPKEEPKPKPPEAKKTFNSVSKIDRIARIAFPLLFGTFNLVYWATYLNKKPKLQGMPH, from the exons ATGTGTGGACGGAGCAGGGCGGCCTTTCTTTGTCTGTGGGCTGCCTTGATTGTCACCAACAGCGGGAAAAG CTCTGGGCAGAACGGCGCTCCACATGAACCGACAGATAACACTACAGTGTTCACCAAGATCTTAGACAGCCTTCTGGATGGCTATGACAATCGCCTCAGGCCAGGACTGGGAG AGCGTGTAACTGAAGTCAAGACTGACATTTTCGTGACTAGTATTGGGCCAGTTTCGGACCATGACATG GAGTACACCATTGATGTCTTCTTCAGACAGAGCTGGATAGATGAAAGATTAAAGTTCAAAGGGCCCATGGCCGTGCTGCGTCTCAATAACCTGATGGCCAGCAAGATCTGGACCCCCGATACTTTCTTCCACAATGGCAAGAAGTCAGTGGCCCACAACATGACCATGCCCAACAAGCTGCTGCGAATCACAGAGGAAGGGACGCTACTGTACACCATGAG GCTTACAGTAAGAGCAGAATGCCCAATGCACCTGGAAGACTTTCCTATGGATGCCCATGCTTGTCCACTGAAGTTTGGCAGCT ATGCGTACACTAAAGCAGAGGTGGTGTATGTGTGGACCAGAGGGGCTGCCCAGTCTGTGGTGGTGGCAGAGGATGGATCCAGATTAAACCAGTACGATCTGATGGGGCAGAGCGTGGATTCTGGTGTGGTGCAGTCGAGCACAG GAGAGTACGTTGTGATGACAACCCACTTCCACCTGAAGAGGAAAATTGGTTACTTTGTGATCCAGACATATCTACCCTGCATCATGACAGTCATCCTCTCCCAAGTGTCTTTCTGGCTTAACAGAGAGTCCGTCCCTGCCAGGACTGTCTTTG GAGTGACCACTGTCCTGACCATGACCACACTCAGTATCAGTGCCAGGAACTCTCTCCCTAAAGTGGCCTATGCCACAGCTATGGACTGGTTCATCGCCGTCTGCTACGCCTTCGTCTTCTCGGCCCTCATTGAGTTTGCCACGGTCAACTACTTCACCAAGAGGGGTTATGCCTGGGACGGAAAAAGTGTGGTGCCAGAGAAG caaaagaagaagaaggagtcCCTCCTCAAGAAGAACAACACCACAGCCTACCCAGCTGCCACTGCTACAGCCTTCGCCCCCAATATTGCCAGGACCCTGGATTGGCCACAATCGCCAAAAGCGCCCCCGCCACCCCCAACTGAGCCCAAGGAGGAGCCAAAGCCCAAGCCTCCAGAGGCCAAGAAGACCTTTAACAGTGTGAGCAAGATAGACAGGATTGCCAGAATAGCCTTCCCTCTGCTCTTTGGAACCTTTAACTTGGTCTACTGGGCGACCTACTTGAATAAGAAGCCCAAATTGCAGGGGATGCCACACTAA